The nucleotide sequence TCTCCAGCCAATGCTTTTTTTATATCATTAGCACCACTGGCGCCATCTAAACGAATGAGTTGGAAATTACCCGGACCAATAGGAGATGAACCTGTAGACCCCATCTTCATTACATGCAAGTCACCTTGGGTGAATCCGTAATTAGCATCGGCTGGATCGTCTGCGCATACAACTAATGGCACGAGGTCATCAAAGCAGTCCTCGAGGTGTGTACTTGGACCTGCCATGGCTGTTGCCGATATTTCCTTGTTAAAGCTTACCGCTTGGGCTAAAAAGTTGTTAAGTACCACTTGAGATAAAGTCACCATGACATATTTAGCGTCTGAACTTGTACTTGAAACAAATGGATCTGGTCGTAATGAAAATTCAACTTGAAGCTGATTCGTAATCGAATTACTTGTTATATTGATGTTCCCGTTACTGATATCAATCTCAGTGAGTAGTTCATGTTGGTCTGAATGCGCTAAATTAAGCCTGAGTATGTCTACTACGGCGAGTCTCGCTTCATCTTGGGTTGCGCTATCTCCAACTTCTTTCGCTGCATGTAGAGCCGCGCTATCAACAAGGTTTTGTATCTTACCTTTGTTTAATAACATATGACCCCCATCAAGCACTAACGCGGCCAAAATTACTAATGCAAATAAACTAACCGTGAACATGATTAATATATTGCCATGTTGCTTATAACGATTATTGAAATGTCGATTAGCTATCATATTCACACCTATTCCGCCTGTTCTATGTCACGAGCTGTCTTAGCGTCATACGTAGTTTGGTGGTAGCTCTTAATGATATTTTCGCCATAAATACCAGATATACCATTCACAATGCCGTCATTTGAAACAGGGGCTTGTGGATCTAATATCTGAAGTTCTTTAATGTGCAATGTCGATGCAGATAATTGATAGTCAGGTATCTGGTTACACGCGACAAATAATGGTGTTAATAAAAGTATAAGGCTAATGTGTTTCATGCTATTTCCTTAATTTAACTGATGACCATACTGTTCTTCTGTACCACCTGTATTCGGTGTGATAGCTGAACTATTGGAGTCATCTTTTTCATTCGGAGATGTGCTATTTTTAGCGCTTTCTTGATCGGTCATTTTCCCAAGTAAGTAGAATTCCATGTCAGATACAGGAACAAAACCATCGGTAGGCAAAGGCACACCTTCTTTATTAAACGGACGTACTAACCTTGGTGTAACCATGATGACTAGCTCCGTTTGGCCACTAATATATTCATGACTACTAAACAATTGGCCAAGAATTGGGATGTCGCCTAAACCAGGTACTTTAGATACCGAGTCTCTCAAGTTGTCACTGAGTAATCCGCCAATTGCGATTGACTGACCATCAGCAAGTTCAATGGTAGTTTCTGCTGAACGTTTAACTAAGGAAGGAACTATAATTGTCGCAGACGACCCAATTGGTGAGACACCTAAACTATTGACGTTACTAATTTCACTTACAAGCACTTTCAAGCTAAGGTTAATTTTTCCAGAGTCAAGAATAGTAGGGACGAAGCTTACTCCGACACCGAAATCTCTATACTCAATCGTAGTACCATCTTCACTTGGTACTGGAATTGGGAATTCACCACCAGATAAAAACTCCGCCTTTTGACCACTTAATGCCGTGATATTAGGTTCTGCTAATATTTTTGCTAGACCGTTACTTTTAGCAATATCCAAGGTGAAGTTAAATAGCATATCACCAGTTAAATAGCTGGCGAATATACCGGAATCTATAGAAGGAAAGATAGCTGAATTACCTGAGATTGCGCCGCCTGTGAAGTCCGAGCCGGTAAATGCTAATAAAGTATTTGCGTCTAAATTACGTGCTACTTCGGTGCTGACTTCTGCAACGGTTACTTCAAGCATGACTTGTTGTCCACCGCCAATCGATATCATATTAATAACAACACTTTTGTTTTTAGTTGTGGTTGCTGCTGTGGCATACCCCTGTGCGAGCTTAATTGCGGTATTCATTTTTGATAATGAAGTAGACTGGCCACTCACGAGTAGTTGTCCTTGGGATGTCTGCACACCTATTTCTTCATTAGGTAAAAATTGATGTAAGCGTTTTCTTAGGCTGTTTAGATCATGCGTGACTTCTAAATTCATTACCTCAACTAAATTGTCCTTTTCATCCCAAATCATGACGTTAGTTGTACCAAGTTGTTTGCCGACAATGTACAGCTCGCTACTACGCAGTATTAATATATCTGCTATAGCGGGGTTACCAACAGAAACACGATGTATTGGTTGTTTCATGTTTAAATTTTTAGATTTGAAAATAGGAATTTTAACACTATCATCATCTAACGCAGTTGGTCCGCCTGCAAAAGAGGTGCTTGTAGAGAGACAAAATACTAGAAATAATGAAAGACACTTTAACCGTTTACAATATAAATTTATAACTTGAAGAAATACCATCATATTCGTCACCTATCTAGGGCTTATCATTAGATCTTAAGTTGAACGGACTCTTGCGCCGTTCCACGGATGATTTCAACTTTTCGATTATTCGATTGCTTACTACGTACTCGAAGGGGTTGTATTTTTTTTATTGGTTTAATGACTGTATCGATAGGTTGTGTGGCTAACTCGGGATCGCTACTGTTGTTGGTGTTTACTGCAGTATGATTATCGATTGGATTGCGGAGTGCTAATTGTAAACTGCCT is from Moritella sp. F3 and encodes:
- a CDS encoding TadE/TadG family type IV pilus assembly protein; translated protein: MIANRHFNNRYKQHGNILIMFTVSLFALVILAALVLDGGHMLLNKGKIQNLVDSAALHAAKEVGDSATQDEARLAVVDILRLNLAHSDQHELLTEIDISNGNINITSNSITNQLQVEFSLRPDPFVSSTSSDAKYVMVTLSQVVLNNFLAQAVSFNKEISATAMAGPSTHLEDCFDDLVPLVVCADDPADANYGFTQGDLHVMKMGSTGSSPIGPGNFQLIRLDGASGANDIKKALAGEVDGESCFSLGENNGSVPTEPGNKVGPVSDGLNTRMGQWPNGNQLNEDDHPRDVDTCEGPHIELDVAGTGLETDALDKRYSYETYSENNSFCHSPATGMGGSINDSSPALTDRRVLNVVIGSCTGETNGQNDLDYLGVACFFLTQTTEHTGPGSYVVGEFIENCAAEGAPSGDPVDEDGLFKYVLYHVNGSTDS
- a CDS encoding type II and III secretion system protein family protein, with product MMVFLQVINLYCKRLKCLSLFLVFCLSTSTSFAGGPTALDDDSVKIPIFKSKNLNMKQPIHRVSVGNPAIADILILRSSELYIVGKQLGTTNVMIWDEKDNLVEVMNLEVTHDLNSLRKRLHQFLPNEEIGVQTSQGQLLVSGQSTSLSKMNTAIKLAQGYATAATTTKNKSVVINMISIGGGQQVMLEVTVAEVSTEVARNLDANTLLAFTGSDFTGGAISGNSAIFPSIDSGIFASYLTGDMLFNFTLDIAKSNGLAKILAEPNITALSGQKAEFLSGGEFPIPVPSEDGTTIEYRDFGVGVSFVPTILDSGKINLSLKVLVSEISNVNSLGVSPIGSSATIIVPSLVKRSAETTIELADGQSIAIGGLLSDNLRDSVSKVPGLGDIPILGQLFSSHEYISGQTELVIMVTPRLVRPFNKEGVPLPTDGFVPVSDMEFYLLGKMTDQESAKNSTSPNEKDDSNSSAITPNTGGTEEQYGHQLN